In the genome of Thermus antranikianii DSM 12462, the window CCAGGAGCTCGGGTTCCCGGGCCAGCATGAAGGTGTGGATGGGGATGCCTTCCTTGCGGGCTAGGGTGGCTTCCTTTAGGGTTTCCGCCAGGATCACGGGATCGAGGCCCCAGGCGTTTTTGTAGATCTCCCCGCTGGGAAGGGTGATGGCCGAGGGCTTGCCGTCGGTGATGAGGATGATCTGCCGCATCTCCCCGCCCATCTTCTTCAAGAGGGTCCTGGCCAACTCCAGCCCCGCCTTGGTGTTGGTGTGGTAAGGGCCCACCTGGGCCAGGGGAAGCCGGGAAAGGGGGATTTCCTCCGCGGTATCGTGGAAGAGGACGAAACGCACCCGGTCCCCGGGGTATTGGGTGCGGATCAGATGGGCCAAGGCCAGGGCCACCTTCTTGGCAGGGGTGAAGCGGTCCTCCCCATAAAGGATCATGGAGTGGGAGCAATCTAAGAGGACCACGGTGCTCATGCTGGCCGTGTACTCGGAGAGGTCGATGACCAGGTCCTCGTGGGAAAGTTCCCTAAGCCCCTTGGCCATGGCCTTTTTGAGGGTTTCCGGCACATTGAGCTCCAAGGGGTCTCCCCACTCCCATTCCTTGGTTTCCCCTGTCTTCTCCACCCCTGGGGCGTAGTGGGGAGTAGGATGGAGCCCGGGAGGGTTCCGGCCCAGGGCTCCGAGGAGTTCCCTAAGGCTTCTTAAGCCCAGGAAATCCGAGGCCTTTTCCGTGAGCTCAAAGCGGGCCTCACCCGCCTCGCCCTTGTACCCGCCCTGAACGGGGTTGGTGGGATCCTCCCCGGGAAGGCGGATATACCCAGCCTCCCGGAGCTTCTCCATCATGCGGGTAATGGCCTGATAGAGCCGGGTTTCCTCCTTTCGGTCAGCGAAGCGGGCTTCCCTAAGCCAGTCCTCCGGTACCAGCTGGTTTTTGAGGAGGGCCTCGAGGAGCGCATCGTAGAGATCCTCCAGGGTGGGCTGGCGCTCGGGGTCAGGGTCGTAGCGCTGGAAGGGATCGGAAAACCCGGAGTCCAGGAGGAAGTCCTCGATTAGGCTCAGGATCTCCTCGGGGGAGAGGTCCTCGAGGCTTCCCTCGTAGCAGCTATAGCGAATGGCCTTCATCCATCCTCCTCAGCACCCGGCCCATAAGCTCCGCGTAGCTTCTCAGCCTACGAAAGATGGCTTGGGCCAAGACCTCGTTGTAGGTGTGCACCGTTAAGTTGCGGTCATCGGCCATGGCCAGGGCCAGGCGGGCTTCTTCCTCCGCCATAAGGCCGGTTTCGTGGGCCAGGCGGAAGGCCCGCTTGGGGCTTGCCACCTCCAGACCCTCCCTTTCCCGCAAGAAGGCTTGGAGTGCCTTCCAGAAGGTCTCAAAGGTGTACTCAAACCGCTGGATGGCGGCATCCCGCTCCAGGGGGCTCGGCTCCTCCAGGTAGGCTACCTCCTCCAGCGTCCTGAGGGCCCGTCTGGCTACCTCAAGGCGTTCTAAAACTCGGCCCATACCACTCCCTCCCTCAGGACCCTTTCCCGGAAGGTGGGGTCCACCTCCCCTAGGTCCACCAGGTCCACCCGCCTCAGCACGGGGGCCTCCTCGAGGGCCTCCCTGAGAAGGGGAAGAAGCTCCCCAAGAGGCTTGGGCCCGAGGAGGGCCAGGTCCAGGTCCGAACCCCGCCCTGCCTCTTGCCGGGCGTAGGAGCCGTAGAGGATAAGCTTTACCCCTCGCCCCTGGAGGTAGGGCGCCAGGGCTTGGAGCACCGCCTCCTTATCCCGCTCCAGGCTAGTTGCCATAGCTCCGCGTCCTCTCCGCCGCCTGGTAGCTCATTTCTCCCCGGGCGAGCTTCTTCCTTCCCACGAGCCCCTCCAGGACGAACTCTGCCGCCGAAAGGAGCACCTCAGGCTCCTGGCTTTCCGCCAGGCTCCTTGCCGCCTCCAGGAGGCCCGGCACCTCCTCCATGGCGCTTAGGGCTTCCTCCACGCTTCCCTCCGGCAGGGTGAGGAGGTTTCCCTCTTCAAAATAAGCCACGATGGCGTCGGTCCTAAGGCGGTAGCGGGGGAGGACCATGCCGAAGGCCCTTTGCACCAGGTCCCGGGCCACCTTTTCCGCTCCCTGGAGCTCTCCCTCGTACTCCAGCTCCAGCTTGCCGGTGATGGCGGGAAGCCCCGCATAGAGATCCAGGGGACGGGCCACAGGCCTGGTGCCCTGAAGAAGAGCCCGCCTTTCGGCGCTGGCAGCCACCACCTCCAGAAGGCTTATGGAAAGGCGCTGGGAGACGCCGGCCGTCTGGTCCACCCGGCGGTCCTCCCGGGCGGCGAAGGCCACCGCTTCCACGGAAAGGCGGATCCATTCGGGGAGCACCACCTCCTCCGGCACGTAGGCTTCCTGGGCGCTGATCCTAAGGCCCTCCTCGAGGGTTTTGGGGTAATGGGTGCGGATCTCGCTGCCGATGCGGTCTTTGAGGGGGGTCACGATCCGCCCCCTGGCCGTGTAGTCCTGGGGATTGGCGGTGAACACCAGCCAGACATCCAAGGGCAGGCGGATGGGGTAGCCCCTTATCTGCACATCTCCTTCCTCGAGGATGTTGAACAAGGCCACCTGCACCTTGGGGGCTAGGTCGGCCAGCTCGTTCACCGCGAAGATGCCCCGGTTGGCCCGGGGAAGAAGGCCAAAGTGGATGCTTTCCAGGTCCGCCATCCCCGTTCCCTTGCGGGCTGCCTTGATGGGGTCCATGTCCCCCAGGAGGTCGGCCACGGTGGTGTCGGGGGTAGCCAGTTTCTCCACATACCGCTCCTCCCGGGTTATCCAGACGATGGGAGCCTCGTCCCCGGCCTCCTCCAGAAGCCGCTTCCCTTCCGGCGAGATGGGCCTTAGGGGGTTGTCCCTAAGCTCGGTGGCCAGGGCGGGGATCTCCTCGTCCAGAAGGTTAACCAGGCTGCGAAGGATGCGGCTTTTGGCCTGGCCCCGGGTGCCCAGGAGGATGAAGTTCTGCTT includes:
- a CDS encoding vWA domain-containing protein; translated protein: MKAIRYSCYEGSLEDLSPEEILSLIEDFLLDSGFSDPFQRYDPDPERQPTLEDLYDALLEALLKNQLVPEDWLREARFADRKEETRLYQAITRMMEKLREAGYIRLPGEDPTNPVQGGYKGEAGEARFELTEKASDFLGLRSLRELLGALGRNPPGLHPTPHYAPGVEKTGETKEWEWGDPLELNVPETLKKAMAKGLRELSHEDLVIDLSEYTASMSTVVLLDCSHSMILYGEDRFTPAKKVALALAHLIRTQYPGDRVRFVLFHDTAEEIPLSRLPLAQVGPYHTNTKAGLELARTLLKKMGGEMRQIILITDGKPSAITLPSGEIYKNAWGLDPVILAETLKEATLARKEGIPIHTFMLAREPELLAFVKKLSQITRGKAYLTHPGNIGRYLLLDFLNKKVRRN
- a CDS encoding HI0074 family nucleotidyltransferase substrate-binding subunit, which produces MGRVLERLEVARRALRTLEEVAYLEEPSPLERDAAIQRFEYTFETFWKALQAFLREREGLEVASPKRAFRLAHETGLMAEEEARLALAMADDRNLTVHTYNEVLAQAIFRRLRSYAELMGRVLRRMDEGHSL
- a CDS encoding nucleotidyltransferase domain-containing protein, encoding MATSLERDKEAVLQALAPYLQGRGVKLILYGSYARQEAGRGSDLDLALLGPKPLGELLPLLREALEEAPVLRRVDLVDLGEVDPTFRERVLREGVVWAEF
- a CDS encoding sigma 54-interacting transcriptional regulator, coding for MKAKTLGELRRTYPLEKLKRTVKDEARENLKEKLRKGERLFPGIHGYEDTVIPALVQAILAKQNFILLGTRGQAKSRILRSLVNLLDEEIPALATELRDNPLRPISPEGKRLLEEAGDEAPIVWITREERYVEKLATPDTTVADLLGDMDPIKAARKGTGMADLESIHFGLLPRANRGIFAVNELADLAPKVQVALFNILEEGDVQIRGYPIRLPLDVWLVFTANPQDYTARGRIVTPLKDRIGSEIRTHYPKTLEEGLRISAQEAYVPEEVVLPEWIRLSVEAVAFAAREDRRVDQTAGVSQRLSISLLEVVAASAERRALLQGTRPVARPLDLYAGLPAITGKLELEYEGELQGAEKVARDLVQRAFGMVLPRYRLRTDAIVAYFEEGNLLTLPEGSVEEALSAMEEVPGLLEAARSLAESQEPEVLLSAAEFVLEGLVGRKKLARGEMSYQAAERTRSYGN